A genomic window from Lutra lutra chromosome 17, mLutLut1.2, whole genome shotgun sequence includes:
- the FUZ gene encoding protein fuzzy homolog isoform X2, with product MGEEGTEGTVHLLCLAASSGVPLFCRSCRGGAPARQQLPFSVIGSLNGVHMFGQNLEVQLSSARTEDTTVVWKSFHDSITLIVLSSEEGTSELRLERLLQMVFGAMVLLVGLEELTNIRNVERLKKELREALSGFAEAAGTAFGSLVVSGRVVAATESWWRLGTPEAVLLPWLVGSLPPQAARDYPVYLPHGSPTVPHRLLTLTLLPGLELCLLCGPRPPLSQLDPQLLDRWWQPVLDPLRACVPLGSRALPAGFPLHTDILGLLLLHLDLKRCLFTVEPSGVQEPSPEHRRRLLRSFYTLVTATHFPPEPGSAEDKVEEVAQRTQVPRACYLVSGPEEPGMGWRLVAVQAGPRRLLLLLSAQSPTHALRGLATHTLQALSPIL from the exons ATGGGCGAGGAGGGGACCGAGGGCACCGTACATCTGCTTTGCCTTGCGGCCTCCAGCGGAGTCCCCCTGTTCTGCAGAAGCTGCCGCGGCGGTGCCCCCGCCCGCCAGCAG CTTCCGTTCTCTGTCATCGGTTCCCTCAATGGAGTACACATGTTTGGGCAGAATCTCGAGGTGCAGCTGAGCTCTGCAAGGACGGAGGACACGACCGTGGTGTGGAAAAGCTTCCATGACAG CATCACCCTCATTGTGCTGTCATCTGAGGAGGGGACCTCGGAGCTGAGGCTGGAGAGGCTACTCCAGATGGTGTTTGGGGCCATG GTTCTTCTTGTAGGACTCGAAGAACTGACCAATATCCGCAACGTGGAGAGACTGAAGAAGGAGTTAAGG GAAGCCCTCTCTGGGTTCGCCGAGGCGGCGGGGACGGCCTTTGGCAGCCTGGTCGTGTCGGGCCGGGTGGTGGCAGCAACAGAGAGCTGGTGGCGGCTGGGGACGCCGGAGGCCGTGCTGCTCCCCTGGCTGGTGGGGTCCTTGCCGCCTCAGGCCGCTCGCGACTACCCGGTGTACCTGCCGCACGGGAGTCCCACG GTCCCGCACCGGCTTCTGACCCTGACGCTGCTGCCGGGCTTGGAGCTGTGTCTGCTCTGCGGGCCGCGCCCTCCCCTCAGCCAGCTGGATCCACAG CTTTTGGACCGCTGGTGGCAGCCAGTGCTGGACCCGCTGCGGGCCTGCGTGCCGCTGGGATCCCGAGCGCTGCCCGCTGGCTTCCCCCTGCACACGGACATCCTCGG GCTGCTGCTGCTCCACCTGGACCTGAAACGTTGCCTTTTCACGGTGGAGCCCTCTGGGGTTCAAG AGCCTTCTCCTGAGCATCGTCGTCGCCTCCTGCGCTCCTTCTACACCTTGGTCACCGCCACGCACTTCCCACCAG AGCCGGGGTCGGCAGAGGACAAGGTGGAGGAAGTGGCCCAGAGGACCCAGGTGCCAAGAGCCTGCTACCTGGTGTCTGGACCGGAGGAGCCGGGCATGGGCTGGCGGCTGGTGGCTGTGCAGGCGGGTCcgcggcggctgctgctgctgctgtctgCCCAGAGTCCCACCCACGCGCTTCGGGGCTTGGCCACCCACACTCTGCAGGCCCTCAGCCCGATCCTCTGA
- the FUZ gene encoding protein fuzzy homolog isoform X1 yields the protein MGEEGTEGTVHLLCLAASSGVPLFCRSCRGGAPARQQLPFSVIGSLNGVHMFGQNLEVQLSSARTEDTTVVWKSFHDSITLIVLSSEEGTSELRLERLLQMVFGAMVLLVGLEELTNIRNVERLKKELRASYRLIDSFLGDSELIGDLTQCVDCVVPPEGSLLQEALSGFAEAAGTAFGSLVVSGRVVAATESWWRLGTPEAVLLPWLVGSLPPQAARDYPVYLPHGSPTVPHRLLTLTLLPGLELCLLCGPRPPLSQLDPQLLDRWWQPVLDPLRACVPLGSRALPAGFPLHTDILGLLLLHLDLKRCLFTVEPSGVQEPSPEHRRRLLRSFYTLVTATHFPPEPGSAEDKVEEVAQRTQVPRACYLVSGPEEPGMGWRLVAVQAGPRRLLLLLSAQSPTHALRGLATHTLQALSPIL from the exons ATGGGCGAGGAGGGGACCGAGGGCACCGTACATCTGCTTTGCCTTGCGGCCTCCAGCGGAGTCCCCCTGTTCTGCAGAAGCTGCCGCGGCGGTGCCCCCGCCCGCCAGCAG CTTCCGTTCTCTGTCATCGGTTCCCTCAATGGAGTACACATGTTTGGGCAGAATCTCGAGGTGCAGCTGAGCTCTGCAAGGACGGAGGACACGACCGTGGTGTGGAAAAGCTTCCATGACAG CATCACCCTCATTGTGCTGTCATCTGAGGAGGGGACCTCGGAGCTGAGGCTGGAGAGGCTACTCCAGATGGTGTTTGGGGCCATG GTTCTTCTTGTAGGACTCGAAGAACTGACCAATATCCGCAACGTGGAGAGACTGAAGAAGGAGTTAAGG GCCAGTTACCGCCTCATTGACAGTTTCCTGGGGGACTCTGAGCTCATCGGGGACCTGACCCAGTGTGTGGACTGTGTGGTTCCTCCAGAAGGGTCTCTCTTGCAG GAAGCCCTCTCTGGGTTCGCCGAGGCGGCGGGGACGGCCTTTGGCAGCCTGGTCGTGTCGGGCCGGGTGGTGGCAGCAACAGAGAGCTGGTGGCGGCTGGGGACGCCGGAGGCCGTGCTGCTCCCCTGGCTGGTGGGGTCCTTGCCGCCTCAGGCCGCTCGCGACTACCCGGTGTACCTGCCGCACGGGAGTCCCACG GTCCCGCACCGGCTTCTGACCCTGACGCTGCTGCCGGGCTTGGAGCTGTGTCTGCTCTGCGGGCCGCGCCCTCCCCTCAGCCAGCTGGATCCACAG CTTTTGGACCGCTGGTGGCAGCCAGTGCTGGACCCGCTGCGGGCCTGCGTGCCGCTGGGATCCCGAGCGCTGCCCGCTGGCTTCCCCCTGCACACGGACATCCTCGG GCTGCTGCTGCTCCACCTGGACCTGAAACGTTGCCTTTTCACGGTGGAGCCCTCTGGGGTTCAAG AGCCTTCTCCTGAGCATCGTCGTCGCCTCCTGCGCTCCTTCTACACCTTGGTCACCGCCACGCACTTCCCACCAG AGCCGGGGTCGGCAGAGGACAAGGTGGAGGAAGTGGCCCAGAGGACCCAGGTGCCAAGAGCCTGCTACCTGGTGTCTGGACCGGAGGAGCCGGGCATGGGCTGGCGGCTGGTGGCTGTGCAGGCGGGTCcgcggcggctgctgctgctgctgtctgCCCAGAGTCCCACCCACGCGCTTCGGGGCTTGGCCACCCACACTCTGCAGGCCCTCAGCCCGATCCTCTGA
- the FUZ gene encoding protein fuzzy homolog isoform X3 produces MGEEGTEGTVHLLCLAASSGVPLFCRSCRGGAPARQQLPFSVIGSLNGVHMFGQNLEVQLSSARTEDTTVVWKSFHDSITLIVLSSEEGTSELRLERLLQMVFGAMVLLVGLEELTNIRNVERLKKELRASYRLIDSFLGDSELIGDLTQCVDCVVPPEGSLLQEALSGFAEAAGTAFGSLVVSGRVVAATESWWRLGTPEAVLLPWLVGSLPPQAARDYPVYLPHGSPTVPHRLLTLTLLPGLELCLLCGPRPPLSQLDPQLLDRWWQPVLDPLRACVPLGSRALPAGFPLHTDILGLLLLHLDLKRCLFTVEPSGVQEPSPEHRRRLLRSFYTLVTATHFPPGNAETSSLAKCHGCHD; encoded by the exons ATGGGCGAGGAGGGGACCGAGGGCACCGTACATCTGCTTTGCCTTGCGGCCTCCAGCGGAGTCCCCCTGTTCTGCAGAAGCTGCCGCGGCGGTGCCCCCGCCCGCCAGCAG CTTCCGTTCTCTGTCATCGGTTCCCTCAATGGAGTACACATGTTTGGGCAGAATCTCGAGGTGCAGCTGAGCTCTGCAAGGACGGAGGACACGACCGTGGTGTGGAAAAGCTTCCATGACAG CATCACCCTCATTGTGCTGTCATCTGAGGAGGGGACCTCGGAGCTGAGGCTGGAGAGGCTACTCCAGATGGTGTTTGGGGCCATG GTTCTTCTTGTAGGACTCGAAGAACTGACCAATATCCGCAACGTGGAGAGACTGAAGAAGGAGTTAAGG GCCAGTTACCGCCTCATTGACAGTTTCCTGGGGGACTCTGAGCTCATCGGGGACCTGACCCAGTGTGTGGACTGTGTGGTTCCTCCAGAAGGGTCTCTCTTGCAG GAAGCCCTCTCTGGGTTCGCCGAGGCGGCGGGGACGGCCTTTGGCAGCCTGGTCGTGTCGGGCCGGGTGGTGGCAGCAACAGAGAGCTGGTGGCGGCTGGGGACGCCGGAGGCCGTGCTGCTCCCCTGGCTGGTGGGGTCCTTGCCGCCTCAGGCCGCTCGCGACTACCCGGTGTACCTGCCGCACGGGAGTCCCACG GTCCCGCACCGGCTTCTGACCCTGACGCTGCTGCCGGGCTTGGAGCTGTGTCTGCTCTGCGGGCCGCGCCCTCCCCTCAGCCAGCTGGATCCACAG CTTTTGGACCGCTGGTGGCAGCCAGTGCTGGACCCGCTGCGGGCCTGCGTGCCGCTGGGATCCCGAGCGCTGCCCGCTGGCTTCCCCCTGCACACGGACATCCTCGG GCTGCTGCTGCTCCACCTGGACCTGAAACGTTGCCTTTTCACGGTGGAGCCCTCTGGGGTTCAAG AGCCTTCTCCTGAGCATCGTCGTCGCCTCCTGCGCTCCTTCTACACCTTGGTCACCGCCACGCACTTCCCACCAG GTAACGCTGAGACTTCCTCTCTGGCCAAGTGTCATGGATGCCATGACTGA
- the MED25 gene encoding mediator of RNA polymerase II transcription subunit 25 isoform X1, whose translation MVPGSEGPARAGGLVADVVFVIEGTANLGPYFEGLRKHYLLPAIEYFNGGPPAETDFGGDYGGTQYSLVVFNTVDCAPESYVQCHAPTSSAYEFVTWLDGIKFMGGGGESCSLIAEGLSTALQLFDDFKKMREQIGQTHRVCLLICNSPPYLLPAVESTTYSGYTTESLVQKIGEQGIHFSIVSPRKLPALRLLFEKAAPPALLEPLQPPTDVSQDPRHMVLVRGLVLPVGGGSAPGPLQPKQPVPLPPAAPSGASLSAAPQQPLPPVPQQYQVPGNLSAAQVAAQNAVEAAKNQKAGLGPRFSPINPLQAAPGVGPPFSQAPAPPLPPGPPGAPKPPPASQPSLVSTVAPGPGLAPPAQPGAPSMAGSVAPGGVSGPSPAQLGAPALGGQQSVSNKLLAWSGVLEWQEKPKPASVDANTKLTRSLPCQVYVNHGENLKTEQWPQKLIMQLIPQQLLTTLGPLFRNSRMVQFHFTNKDLESLKGLYRIMGNGFAGCVHFPHTAPCEVRVLMLLYSSKKKIFMGLIPYDQSGFVNGIRQVITNHKQVQQQKLEQQRGMGAQQAPPGLGPILEDQARPSQNLLQLRPPQPQPQGTMGASAASGQPQPQGAAQAPPGAPQGPPGAAPGPPPPGPILRPQNPGANPQLRSLLLNPPPPQTGVPAPQASLHHLQPPGASALLPPPHQGLGQPQLGPPLLHPPPAQSWPTQLPPRAPLPVAKRKRDREGHVFREKWERAYFFVEVKSMPMCLICKKIVSVLKEYNLRRHYESKHSKSFDQYTEQMRDAILSELKKGLKGQ comes from the exons ATGGTCCCCGGGTCGGAGGGCCCGGCCCGCGCCGGGGGCCTCGTGGCTGACGTGGTGTTTGTGATTGAGGGCACGGCCAACCTGGGGCCTTACTTTGAAGGGCTGCGCAAGCACTACCTGCTTCCGGCCATCGA GTATTTTAATGGTGGTCCTCCTGCCGAGACGGACTTCGGGGGCGAC TATGGGGGGACCCAGTACAGCCTCGTGGTGTTCAACACGGTGGACTGCGCTCCTGAGTCCTACGTACAGTGTCATGCTCCCACCAGCAGCGCCTATGAGTTTGTCACCTGGCTCGATGGCATTAA GTTCATGGGCGGGGGCGGCGAGAGCTGCAGCCTCATTGCAGAAGGCCTCAGCACGGCCCTGCAGCTCTTCGATGACTTCAAGAAGATGCGGGAGCAGAT CGGCCAGACACATCGCGTCTGCCTCCTTATCTGTAATTCGCCCCCATACCTGCTCCCGGCCGTCGAGAGCACCACGTACTCTGGGTACACGACGGAGAGTCTCGTGCAGAAGATAGGGGAG CAAGGGATCCACTTCTCCATAGTGTCTCCCCGGAAGCTGCCTGCCCTGAGGCTGCTGTTCGAGAAGGCAGCTCCCCCTGCCTTGCTGGAGCCGCTGCAGCCGCCAACAGACGTGAGCCAGGACCCCCGGCACATGGTGCTGGTGCGGGGGCTCGTGCTGCCGG TTGGGGGTGGTTCGGCCCCAGGCCCCCTCCAGCCAAAGCAGCCTGTCCCCCTGCCTCCAGCTGCACCCTCGGGCGCCTCGCTCTCAGCAGCCCCCCAGCAGCCTCTTCCCCCTGTCCCCCAGCAGTATCAG GTCCCTGGGAACCTGAGTGCAGCTCAGGTGGCGGCCCAGAATGCAGTGGAAGCCGCCAAGAACCAGAAGGCGGGGCTGGGCCCACGCT TCTCACCCATTAACCCTCTGCAAGCCGCTCCAGGAGTGGGTCCCCCCTTCAGCCAGGCCCCGGCCCCTCCTCTGCCGCCGGGGCCCCCTGGCGCCCCCAAGCCACCCCCTGCTTCGCAGCCCAGCCTGGTCTCCACCGTGGCTCctggcccaggcctggcccccCCTGCACAACCTGGGGCACCGTCCATG GCGGGCTCGGTGGCCCCTGGCGGGGTGAGCGGCCCTTCCCCGGCCCAGCTCGGGGCCCCGGCCCTTGGGGGGCAGCAGTCGGTCTCCAACAAACTCCTGGCCTGGAGCGGGGTCCTCGAGTGGCAGGAG AAGCCCAAACCTGCCTCCGTGGACGCCAACACCAAACTGACCCGGTCACTGCCGTGCCAGGTCTACGTGAATCACGGCGAGAACTT GAAGACGGAGCAGTGGCCCCAGAAGCTGATCATGCAGCTTATCCCGCAGCAGCTGCTG ACCACCCTGGGCCCTTTGTTCCGGAACTCGAGGATGGTGCAGTTCCACTTCACCAACAAGGACCTGGAGTCCCTGAAAGGCCTCTACCGCATCATGGGCAACGGCTTT GCCGGCTGCGTGCACTTCCCCCACACGGCCCCCTGCGAGGTGCGCGTGCTCATGCTGCTCTACTCGTCCAAGAAGAAGATCTTCATGGGCCTCATCCCCTACGACCAGAGCGGCTTCGTCAACGGCATCCGGCAGGTCATCACCAACCACAAGCAAGTCCAGCAGCAGAAGCTGGAGCAGCAGCGCGGG ATGGGGGCACAGCAGGCACCCCCTGGGCTGGGCCCCATTCTGGAGGACCAGGCGAGACCCTCACAGAATCTG CTCCAGCTCCGCCCACCACAGCCCCAGCCTCAGGGCACTATGGGGGCCTCCGCAGCCTCAGGACAGCCCCAGCCCCAAGGTGCTGCCCaggcccccccaggcgccccccaaggcCCTCCTGGAGCAGCCCCTGGCCCTCCCCCTCCTGGACCCATCCTCCGGCCTCAGAACCCTGGGGCCAACCCCCAACTGCGGAGTCTCCTCCTCAACCCACCTCCG CCCCAGACTGGGGTGCCTGCACCCCAAGcctccctccaccacctccaGCCACCGGGGGCTTCTGCACTGTTGCCCCCACCACACCAGGGTCTGGGGCAACCCCAGCTGGGGCCCCCCCTCCTGCACCCACCGCCTGCCCAGTCCTGGCCCACACAGCTTCCCCCGAGAGCTCCACTGCCAG TGGCAAAACGAAAGAGAGACCGAGAGGGCCACGTGTTTCGAGAAAAATGGGAGCGAGCGTATTTCTTTGTGGAAGTGAAGAGCATGCCTATGTGTTTAATATGCAAAAAAATCGTATCTGTGTTGAAAGAGTACAACCTGAGACGTCATTACGAATCAAAGCACAGTAAGAGCTTCGACCAGTACACAGAACAGATGCGAGACGCGATCCTCAGTGAGCTGAAAAAGGGCCTCAAGGGTCAGTAG
- the MED25 gene encoding mediator of RNA polymerase II transcription subunit 25 isoform X2, translating into MVPGSEGPARAGGLVADVVFVIEGTANLGPYFEGLRKHYLLPAIEYFNGGPPAETDFGGDYGGTQYSLVVFNTVDCAPESYVQCHAPTSSAYEFVTWLDGIKFMGGGGESCSLIAEGLSTALQLFDDFKKMREQIGQTHRVCLLICNSPPYLLPAVESTTYSGYTTESLVQKIGEQGIHFSIVSPRKLPALRLLFEKAAPPALLEPLQPPTDVSQDPRHMVLVRGLVLPVGGGSAPGPLQPKQPVPLPPAAPSGASLSAAPQQPLPPVPQQYQVPGNLSAAQVAAQNAVEAAKNQKAGLGPRFSPINPLQAAPGVGPPFSQAPAPPLPPGPPGAPKPPPASQPSLVSTVAPGPGLAPPAQPGAPSMAGSVAPGGVSGPSPAQLGAPALGGQQSVSNKLLAWSGVLEWQEKPKPASVDANTKLTRSLPCQVYVNHGENLKTEQWPQKLIMQLIPQQLLTTLGPLFRNSRMVQFHFTNKDLESLKGLYRIMGNGFAGCVHFPHTAPCEVRVLMLLYSSKKKIFMGLIPYDQSGFVNGIRQVITNHKQVQQQKLEQQRGLQLRPPQPQPQGTMGASAASGQPQPQGAAQAPPGAPQGPPGAAPGPPPPGPILRPQNPGANPQLRSLLLNPPPPQTGVPAPQASLHHLQPPGASALLPPPHQGLGQPQLGPPLLHPPPAQSWPTQLPPRAPLPVAKRKRDREGHVFREKWERAYFFVEVKSMPMCLICKKIVSVLKEYNLRRHYESKHSKSFDQYTEQMRDAILSELKKGLKGQ; encoded by the exons ATGGTCCCCGGGTCGGAGGGCCCGGCCCGCGCCGGGGGCCTCGTGGCTGACGTGGTGTTTGTGATTGAGGGCACGGCCAACCTGGGGCCTTACTTTGAAGGGCTGCGCAAGCACTACCTGCTTCCGGCCATCGA GTATTTTAATGGTGGTCCTCCTGCCGAGACGGACTTCGGGGGCGAC TATGGGGGGACCCAGTACAGCCTCGTGGTGTTCAACACGGTGGACTGCGCTCCTGAGTCCTACGTACAGTGTCATGCTCCCACCAGCAGCGCCTATGAGTTTGTCACCTGGCTCGATGGCATTAA GTTCATGGGCGGGGGCGGCGAGAGCTGCAGCCTCATTGCAGAAGGCCTCAGCACGGCCCTGCAGCTCTTCGATGACTTCAAGAAGATGCGGGAGCAGAT CGGCCAGACACATCGCGTCTGCCTCCTTATCTGTAATTCGCCCCCATACCTGCTCCCGGCCGTCGAGAGCACCACGTACTCTGGGTACACGACGGAGAGTCTCGTGCAGAAGATAGGGGAG CAAGGGATCCACTTCTCCATAGTGTCTCCCCGGAAGCTGCCTGCCCTGAGGCTGCTGTTCGAGAAGGCAGCTCCCCCTGCCTTGCTGGAGCCGCTGCAGCCGCCAACAGACGTGAGCCAGGACCCCCGGCACATGGTGCTGGTGCGGGGGCTCGTGCTGCCGG TTGGGGGTGGTTCGGCCCCAGGCCCCCTCCAGCCAAAGCAGCCTGTCCCCCTGCCTCCAGCTGCACCCTCGGGCGCCTCGCTCTCAGCAGCCCCCCAGCAGCCTCTTCCCCCTGTCCCCCAGCAGTATCAG GTCCCTGGGAACCTGAGTGCAGCTCAGGTGGCGGCCCAGAATGCAGTGGAAGCCGCCAAGAACCAGAAGGCGGGGCTGGGCCCACGCT TCTCACCCATTAACCCTCTGCAAGCCGCTCCAGGAGTGGGTCCCCCCTTCAGCCAGGCCCCGGCCCCTCCTCTGCCGCCGGGGCCCCCTGGCGCCCCCAAGCCACCCCCTGCTTCGCAGCCCAGCCTGGTCTCCACCGTGGCTCctggcccaggcctggcccccCCTGCACAACCTGGGGCACCGTCCATG GCGGGCTCGGTGGCCCCTGGCGGGGTGAGCGGCCCTTCCCCGGCCCAGCTCGGGGCCCCGGCCCTTGGGGGGCAGCAGTCGGTCTCCAACAAACTCCTGGCCTGGAGCGGGGTCCTCGAGTGGCAGGAG AAGCCCAAACCTGCCTCCGTGGACGCCAACACCAAACTGACCCGGTCACTGCCGTGCCAGGTCTACGTGAATCACGGCGAGAACTT GAAGACGGAGCAGTGGCCCCAGAAGCTGATCATGCAGCTTATCCCGCAGCAGCTGCTG ACCACCCTGGGCCCTTTGTTCCGGAACTCGAGGATGGTGCAGTTCCACTTCACCAACAAGGACCTGGAGTCCCTGAAAGGCCTCTACCGCATCATGGGCAACGGCTTT GCCGGCTGCGTGCACTTCCCCCACACGGCCCCCTGCGAGGTGCGCGTGCTCATGCTGCTCTACTCGTCCAAGAAGAAGATCTTCATGGGCCTCATCCCCTACGACCAGAGCGGCTTCGTCAACGGCATCCGGCAGGTCATCACCAACCACAAGCAAGTCCAGCAGCAGAAGCTGGAGCAGCAGCGCGGG CTCCAGCTCCGCCCACCACAGCCCCAGCCTCAGGGCACTATGGGGGCCTCCGCAGCCTCAGGACAGCCCCAGCCCCAAGGTGCTGCCCaggcccccccaggcgccccccaaggcCCTCCTGGAGCAGCCCCTGGCCCTCCCCCTCCTGGACCCATCCTCCGGCCTCAGAACCCTGGGGCCAACCCCCAACTGCGGAGTCTCCTCCTCAACCCACCTCCG CCCCAGACTGGGGTGCCTGCACCCCAAGcctccctccaccacctccaGCCACCGGGGGCTTCTGCACTGTTGCCCCCACCACACCAGGGTCTGGGGCAACCCCAGCTGGGGCCCCCCCTCCTGCACCCACCGCCTGCCCAGTCCTGGCCCACACAGCTTCCCCCGAGAGCTCCACTGCCAG TGGCAAAACGAAAGAGAGACCGAGAGGGCCACGTGTTTCGAGAAAAATGGGAGCGAGCGTATTTCTTTGTGGAAGTGAAGAGCATGCCTATGTGTTTAATATGCAAAAAAATCGTATCTGTGTTGAAAGAGTACAACCTGAGACGTCATTACGAATCAAAGCACAGTAAGAGCTTCGACCAGTACACAGAACAGATGCGAGACGCGATCCTCAGTGAGCTGAAAAAGGGCCTCAAGGGTCAGTAG
- the MED25 gene encoding mediator of RNA polymerase II transcription subunit 25 isoform X3 codes for MVPGSEGPARAGGLVADVVFVIEGTANLGPYFEGLRKHYLLPAIEYFNGGPPAETDFGGDYGGTQYSLVVFNTVDCAPESYVQCHAPTSSAYEFVTWLDGIKFMGGGGESCSLIAEGLSTALQLFDDFKKMREQIGQTHRVCLLICNSPPYLLPAVESTTYSGYTTESLVQKIGEQGIHFSIVSPRKLPALRLLFEKAAPPALLEPLQPPTDVSQDPRHMVLVRGLVLPVGGGSAPGPLQPKQPVPLPPAAPSGASLSAAPQQPLPPVPQQYQVPGNLSAAQVAAQNAVEAAKNQKAGLGPRFSPINPLQAAPGVGPPFSQAPAPPLPPGPPGAPKPPPASQPSLVSTVAPGPGLAPPAQPGAPSMAGSVAPGGVSGPSPAQLGAPALGGQQSVSNKLLAWSGVLEWQEKPKPASVDANTKLTRSLPCQVYVNHGENLKTEQWPQKLIMQLIPQQLLTTLGPLFRNSRMVQFHFTNKDLESLKGLYRIMGNGFAGCVHFPHTAPCEVRVLMLLYSSKKKIFMGLIPYDQSGFVNGIRQVITNHKQVQQQKLEQQRGMGAQQAPPGLGPILEDQARPSQNLLQLRPPQPQPQGTMGASAASGQPQPQGAAQAPPGAPQGPPGAAPGPPPPGPILRPQNPGANPQLRSLLLNPPPPQTGVPAPQASLHHLQPPGASALLPPPHQGLGQPQLGPPLLHPPPAQSWPTQLPPRAPLPGQMLLSGGPRGPVPQPGLQPSVMEDDILMDLI; via the exons ATGGTCCCCGGGTCGGAGGGCCCGGCCCGCGCCGGGGGCCTCGTGGCTGACGTGGTGTTTGTGATTGAGGGCACGGCCAACCTGGGGCCTTACTTTGAAGGGCTGCGCAAGCACTACCTGCTTCCGGCCATCGA GTATTTTAATGGTGGTCCTCCTGCCGAGACGGACTTCGGGGGCGAC TATGGGGGGACCCAGTACAGCCTCGTGGTGTTCAACACGGTGGACTGCGCTCCTGAGTCCTACGTACAGTGTCATGCTCCCACCAGCAGCGCCTATGAGTTTGTCACCTGGCTCGATGGCATTAA GTTCATGGGCGGGGGCGGCGAGAGCTGCAGCCTCATTGCAGAAGGCCTCAGCACGGCCCTGCAGCTCTTCGATGACTTCAAGAAGATGCGGGAGCAGAT CGGCCAGACACATCGCGTCTGCCTCCTTATCTGTAATTCGCCCCCATACCTGCTCCCGGCCGTCGAGAGCACCACGTACTCTGGGTACACGACGGAGAGTCTCGTGCAGAAGATAGGGGAG CAAGGGATCCACTTCTCCATAGTGTCTCCCCGGAAGCTGCCTGCCCTGAGGCTGCTGTTCGAGAAGGCAGCTCCCCCTGCCTTGCTGGAGCCGCTGCAGCCGCCAACAGACGTGAGCCAGGACCCCCGGCACATGGTGCTGGTGCGGGGGCTCGTGCTGCCGG TTGGGGGTGGTTCGGCCCCAGGCCCCCTCCAGCCAAAGCAGCCTGTCCCCCTGCCTCCAGCTGCACCCTCGGGCGCCTCGCTCTCAGCAGCCCCCCAGCAGCCTCTTCCCCCTGTCCCCCAGCAGTATCAG GTCCCTGGGAACCTGAGTGCAGCTCAGGTGGCGGCCCAGAATGCAGTGGAAGCCGCCAAGAACCAGAAGGCGGGGCTGGGCCCACGCT TCTCACCCATTAACCCTCTGCAAGCCGCTCCAGGAGTGGGTCCCCCCTTCAGCCAGGCCCCGGCCCCTCCTCTGCCGCCGGGGCCCCCTGGCGCCCCCAAGCCACCCCCTGCTTCGCAGCCCAGCCTGGTCTCCACCGTGGCTCctggcccaggcctggcccccCCTGCACAACCTGGGGCACCGTCCATG GCGGGCTCGGTGGCCCCTGGCGGGGTGAGCGGCCCTTCCCCGGCCCAGCTCGGGGCCCCGGCCCTTGGGGGGCAGCAGTCGGTCTCCAACAAACTCCTGGCCTGGAGCGGGGTCCTCGAGTGGCAGGAG AAGCCCAAACCTGCCTCCGTGGACGCCAACACCAAACTGACCCGGTCACTGCCGTGCCAGGTCTACGTGAATCACGGCGAGAACTT GAAGACGGAGCAGTGGCCCCAGAAGCTGATCATGCAGCTTATCCCGCAGCAGCTGCTG ACCACCCTGGGCCCTTTGTTCCGGAACTCGAGGATGGTGCAGTTCCACTTCACCAACAAGGACCTGGAGTCCCTGAAAGGCCTCTACCGCATCATGGGCAACGGCTTT GCCGGCTGCGTGCACTTCCCCCACACGGCCCCCTGCGAGGTGCGCGTGCTCATGCTGCTCTACTCGTCCAAGAAGAAGATCTTCATGGGCCTCATCCCCTACGACCAGAGCGGCTTCGTCAACGGCATCCGGCAGGTCATCACCAACCACAAGCAAGTCCAGCAGCAGAAGCTGGAGCAGCAGCGCGGG ATGGGGGCACAGCAGGCACCCCCTGGGCTGGGCCCCATTCTGGAGGACCAGGCGAGACCCTCACAGAATCTG CTCCAGCTCCGCCCACCACAGCCCCAGCCTCAGGGCACTATGGGGGCCTCCGCAGCCTCAGGACAGCCCCAGCCCCAAGGTGCTGCCCaggcccccccaggcgccccccaaggcCCTCCTGGAGCAGCCCCTGGCCCTCCCCCTCCTGGACCCATCCTCCGGCCTCAGAACCCTGGGGCCAACCCCCAACTGCGGAGTCTCCTCCTCAACCCACCTCCG CCCCAGACTGGGGTGCCTGCACCCCAAGcctccctccaccacctccaGCCACCGGGGGCTTCTGCACTGTTGCCCCCACCACACCAGGGTCTGGGGCAACCCCAGCTGGGGCCCCCCCTCCTGCACCCACCGCCTGCCCAGTCCTGGCCCACACAGCTTCCCCCGAGAGCTCCACTGCCAG gtCAGATGCTGCTGAGCGGGGGTCCCCGGGGCCCGGTTCCCCAGCCGGGCCTGCAGCCCAGCGTCATGGAGGACGACATCCTCATGGATCTCATCTGA